Genomic DNA from Papilio machaon chromosome 14, ilPapMach1.1, whole genome shotgun sequence:
tttttcttatcaACCACTAAATATGGTTTTCTGATGTTATTTATAGAATTGAGTAGCATTTCATAGATTATCgaatgtaaaagtattttgaatAGTCTTTTAACAGACTATTACTGAATAACGTAGGAaggttttaaattgattactcTTCAGCTAATGATTGATTTTTAGCCTTAAAAATAGGCCAACCTgttcaatgttttaaattaaatgttgaaaaatttaatgtccCTTTAACAAGTTATGTAAtgaaattcttataaaaaattaaaataatttttttggaactcttgtaatttttttcgaatGATAGTAACTTAAAGCGAATCAAAAATTTCGATATATTATTTGAGGAGGTACATCCCTTTAGTACCAAAGACACTTTATGTCTATGGTACAATAGGGATGTTCCAAGGAGGTTTAAAAAGCTTGTaccaaaaacaaacatttttatttccttgaCACTCCACTTTATTTAAAGagagaaaaatgtttttatctgTGGTGGTACAACATGgttgaaaaataacataaaaacttacGTTAAGATGGCGGTATTATTGTAATGATAAGTCGTTCAATTATGCGTAGTGTTCATGAGaatatactatatttattgaaaaagaaatatttttactgttacattaaacaattttgatacaaaatgtcTTGGCCAATGCCATCTGGGTCCTGGAATGCCGGAGTTCCCATGACTCCGAATATGAACATGGGGTATACGCCTGATCAATGGACTCTaatacaacaacaaaattggCAACAGTGGGCACAATGGCAACAACAATATGCCCAGTGGCAAATTCAATACGGAGACAAGGTTaggttttgtttttgattgGAATAAAGAACCTTTTCTAATTGtatatatatctaaatatcGTAAGGGATTAATTCGATAACTTTTGTTACAGTATGCGGAGCAAATGCAAACTGTACCAGCTGTGGGCGCTGGCCCTCCTTTACCTCCAGTTAATTGTGCACCCCCTCCTGCGCCCCCGCCGCCCGATCAACCTCCGCCGCCACATAAAAACGACAGGCCTCTCTATACTCCCAAACCTCCGCCACCATCAAACACTCCTACAAAGCcagataatataattaatacaaaacctATGGACAGTAATACCCAAACTTGGTCAAATGGTGCAGACAGCCGCAATACTTCACAGAATTCCGATGctcttaaaaaattattagaggAAGAGAGATTATTTGATATTCAGTTTCATAAATGGGAGGAAGAGATTGAGAAATGGAAAGCAGAAAATGTAAATCATCCTGATAAACAAGCATACAGTGAATATGAACAAAAATTTGAAGCTTGTCGGGCACAGCTTCTAGAGAGACGTCAACAGATGAAACAAAAGCGAGCTCGATTAACTGGAATTGCTCCTCCGGCACTGAGTAACACTAGTTCAGTCAATAATATGCTGGTGCCTCCACCACCTCTAAACCAGAATTCTGGAAATAATTGCTCTTCAAGTGATATACAAACACAAAAACCTAATAGTAATCCAGATACAAATTATACTCATCAAAGTTTTGACCATAATCAATACCAACATTACGAAGGTGCTGAACATTCTTATAATAGTGATAACAGTTATGGACAAGTAGGTGCAGTACATACAAATAAGTCATATGAAAATGTTGATCCTTATTCCTATCCCAGTATGGAACAGTCAAAATTTTTACCTACAAATGAAGCTTCTAAAGGTATCCCAGGATTAGACTTGATACCTGAAGATAAACTGTTGAATAAACCTCAAGATGTGATTGATATAACTGGGGAAAAAATAGGAGGTAAAATAGGATTAAATTCACAAACTCCAGATTATACAACAATTTCTAaaggtataaataatatattgggagatgaaaaaattatgaatattcTTTCAATGGTTGTTCAAAAAACTGGTGATCCTGTTGGTAATCAATTACAGAGTAATGTAGAAACAGCTAACACCTatcaaatcaataataattccgATTTTGGTAGCACACAAAATATGTCGTTCAATACTGGATCTAATGACTTATACAACAGAGGTAATGGGCAATTTGCACAGAGTCCTTACAATCAAGTTCAGAAGGATTTACCAATGGATCAATATTATGGAAATTATTCtcaaaacaatattcaaaatGTACCACCGAGAAATCAAATGAACTCAATGCCCTTGGGTGGCCACCCTTTACAAAGTCAACCTGTACAGGGTAATGTTGATAATTATCACAGAGGTCTTCAGGAAGGTAGAAATATACCTGATAATCCAGTACTTCCAACTCCAACCCCTGTGCCTAGGTCAAAGTGGGTTGATCAACCTATGTTTACACCATCAATTATTGTTGAATATGAACACAAGTCTTTGAGATTGAAAGGtaattaacatgtttattatgaaagtaaaatttagGTCTCCCGTAAAATGTTAGCATGagtaaaaaaattagcaaTCTCTAGTCTAT
This window encodes:
- the LOC106720041 gene encoding uncharacterized protein LOC106720041 isoform X2: MSWPMPSGSWNAGVPMTPNMNMGYTPDQWTLIQQQNWQQWAQWQQQYAQWQIQYGDKYAEQMQTVPAVGAGPPLPPVNCAPPPAPPPPDQPPPPHKNDRPLYTPKPPPPSNTPTKPDNIINTKPMDSNTQTWSNGADSRNTSQNSDALKKLLEEERLFDIQFHKWEEEIEKWKAENVNHPDKQAYSEYEQKFEACRAQLLERRQQMKQKRARLTGIAPPALSNTSSVNNMLVPPPPLNQNSGNNCSSSDIQTQKPNSNPDTNYTHQSFDHNQYQHYEGAEHSYNSDNSYGQVGAVHTNKSYENVDPYSYPSMEQSKFLPTNEASKGIPGLDLIPEDKLLNKPQDVIDITGEKIGGKIGLNSQTPDYTTISKGINNILGDEKIMNILSMVVQKTGDPVGNQLQSNVETANTYQINNNSDFGSTQNMSFNTGSNDLYNRGNGQFAQSPYNQVQKDLPMDQYYGNYSQNNIQNVPPRNQMNSMPLGGHPLQSQPVQGNVDNYHRGLQEGRNIPDNPVLPTPTPVPRSKWVDQPMFTPSIIVEYEHKSLRLKARDFIDPVHIFEYNHKSTYSDDKKKDFEREADELFVRHPRTANVDNFPSERMNREPYHRDYERRPREIIREPYRPRPPIRDVYDDKRRNDRLDDWRRDDSDKYTRREDFYRDREKSRDEFKDRYKDYRRDDNRNRSRSKEKENRKRDHSSDDDRSFPAKKGKETVENKETVSAKHVVMIDDILEPPGREMRPNKIAIILRGLPGSGKSYLAKLIRDKEAEYGGTARIMSIDDYFMQEGEVEVNDPVTGKTIKKPSLKYEYEQQMEESYMNSLRRAFKRSITDGYFTFIIFDAVNEYLKSYADVWNFSRQHGFQVYVCTMEADVATCYKRNIHNRTLEEIEQLNAKFFPTPTHHIQLDPTTLLQSAAITDVQMEDADDAVTMEDAVEETERGSTAPTNLSGLRNSPWKTTSK
- the LOC106720041 gene encoding YLP motif-containing protein 1 isoform X1; translation: MSWPMPSGSWNAGVPMTPNMNMGYTPDQWTLIQQQNWQQWAQWQQQYAQWQIQYGDKYAEQMQTVPAVGAGPPLPPVNCAPPPAPPPPDQPPPPHKNDRPLYTPKPPPPSNTPTKPDNIINTKPMDSNTQTWSNGADSRNTSQNSDALKKLLEEERLFDIQFHKWEEEIEKWKAENVNHPDKQAYSEYEQKFEACRAQLLERRQQMKQKRARLTGIAPPALSNTSSVNNMLVPPPPLNQNSGNNCSSSDIQTQKPNSNPDTNYTHQSFDHNQYQHYEGAEHSYNSDNSYGQVGAVHTNKSYENVDPYSYPSMEQSKFLPTNEASKGIPGLDLIPEDKLLNKPQDVIDITGEKIGGKIGLNSQTPDYTTISKGINNILGDEKIMNILSMVVQKTGDPVGNQLQSNVETANTYQINNNSDFGSTQNMSFNTGSNDLYNRGNGQFAQSPYNQVQKDLPMDQYYGNYSQNNIQNVPPRNQMNSMPLGGHPLQSQPVQGNVDNYHRGLQEGRNIPDNPVLPTPTPVPRSKWVDQPMFTPSIIVEYEHKSLRLKARDFIDPVHIFEYNHKSTYSDDKKKDFEREADELFVRHPRTANVDNFPSERMNREPYHRDYERRPREIIREPYRPRPPIRDVYDDKRRNDRLDDWRRDDSDKYTRREDFYRDREKSRDEFKDRYKDYRRDDNRNRSRSKEKENRKRDHSSDDDRSFPAKKGKETVENKETVSAKHVVMIDDILEPPGREMRPNKIAIILRGLPGSGKSYLAKLIRDKEAEYGGTARIMSIDDYFMQEGEVEVNDPVTGKTIKKPSLKYEYEQQMEESYMNSLRRAFKRSITDGYFTFIIFDAVNEYLKSYADVWNFSRQHGFQVYVCTMEADVATCYKRNIHNRTLEEIEQLNAKFFPTPTHHIQLDPTTLLQSAAITDVQMEDADDAVTMEDAVEETEVENLFTSKWEKMDDAVKLARLDGTNKPLRPSQLSMEDYLQIDDWKPNVAKPGKKTVRWADIEERREQEKMRAIGFVVGQTDWNRMTDPTMGSSALTQTKYIERVRRN